ACGCGCACCATGCTGCGTTTGCCGCCTTCGGGCGCTTCCCACTGCGAGTACTCCAGGGAGCCCTCAACCATCACGGCGTCGCCGCCCTTGAGGTTGCGTTCGGCCTGCCATTCGGCGGGCTTCCCGAGGATGCTGACCCGGTGGTACCAGGGAAGTTTGCGCTCGCGTCCGTCGTTGCCGATGACGTGGTCTTCTCCGGCGACGGTGGCCTCGAATACGGCGGTCCCGCTGGGGGTGTACCGGAGTTCGGGGTCACGGGCGAGGGCACCGATCAGATAGACGTGGTTCATGCCTCTGGCCATACTGGTTGCTCCTTTGTTGCTTGCGTGGTCCTGTTCAGGACGCTGACTGGATCTTGCTGTTGCTGGCGATGTGGCCTTTGCAGGTTGACCGGACTGTAACAAGCCTGGGCCATTCTGTCAATACCTAAACGGAATCAGGCCTTCTTGGTCTTCCACTCCGGGCGGTCTTTCACCACCAGGACGCGGCGCACGTGGTCGCGCAGCCGCAGCGTGGACGCGATGTCCGACTCCGGGTTGCCACCGGCCTTGATGGTGTACATCAGGTAGTAGCCCTCGCGGTCCTTGCCCACCTGGTAGGCCAGGCGGCGGTTGCCCAGGTCGTCGAGGTTGCTCAGTTCGGCCCCGGCGTTCTTCACCGTGGTCTCGATGTACTCCTTCTCGATCTGGACCTGTTCGGCGCTCAGGTTCGGGTTCAGGATCAGGTTGAGGTCGTATGTGTTCATGTTCACCTCCCATGCGCGCGGTTGTGGCAAGTGTTCGCCTCGCCCACGCAGCGCAATTCACCACCATACCAGACCCGGCCAGCGCTGACCAGAGCCACGCGGCGCATCCGTTCCAGCGGGCTCGCCGCTACGCTGGGGCATGACCCAGGCTCCACAGCATCCCATCGACGGCATCCTCGACATCCTGAAAGAAGCGGTGGAGGGCGGCACGCCCGGCCAGCCCACCTCCTTTCTGGACGGCACCCGGGCGGACGGCAGCGGCAACCACGGGCTGATCGCCACACTGGACGGTCTGGACGACGTGCAGGCCAGCCACGACGTGAACGGCACCAGCATCGCCGGGCAGGCGCGGCACGCGGCCTTTCACATGGAGGTGATCGTCCGCTGGGAACGCGACGGCGACCGCGGACCGTTCGACTGGAAGGGCAGCTTCCTGCCCTCACAGGTCTCGGCGGACGAGTGGGCGGCGCTGCGGCAGCGGGTGCGGGCCGCCTATGACGGTGTGGTGGCCTTCGCCCGCAGCCGGCGCGACGCTCCGGTGGACGGCGACGTGACCGGCGGCCTGAGCGGCGCGGTGGCCCACGTCGCGTACCACCTGGGCGCGATCCGCCAGATGGTCAAGACGGTGTCGTGACCCGGGCTACTTGCGGCGCCTGAAGGGATTCCAGCCGCGCTTGTCCTCGACCTTCTCCGCCTTGGCGGGTGGCGCGGGCGCCTCGGTGGGCCGGGGCACCGGCCGCTGCGGTGTGGTGCCGTGGCGCCCGACGTTCTTGGCGGGCTCGGCCTGCACCTTCCGGGTCTCGTCCTCGCCGCCCTCCTCGGCCGGGATCTCGCCCAGCGCGAGGAGAATCTCGCGGCGGATCGCCTCGGCGGTCGGCCGGTCGTTCGGGCGTTTGGCCAGCGCGAGTTCCGCCATCTTGGCAACGCTGCGCGCCACCTCGGGGTTGATGTGGCTGAGCGACACCGGGAAGCGCGTCAGGTGGGCGACCATCAGCTCCTCGTAGGTATTGCCGTTGAAGGGCCGGTCGCCGCCCAGCAGTTCGTACATCAGGATGCCCAGGCTGTACACGTCGCTGGCGCTGCTGCTGGTCTCGCCGTGGTAGATCTCCGGGGCCATGTAGTACGGACTGCCGCTGACCTTGCCGCCCTGCGCCACGAAGTACGTGCTGCCCATGTCGCCCAGCGCCGCCCGGCCCTCGTCGTTCAGGTACACGTTGTGGGTCTTGACGTCCTGGTGTACCGCGCCCTGTTTGTGCAGGTACGACAGCGCGGACGCCACGTCCGCCAGGATGCGCAGGGCCTGGGGCAACTCCAGGCGGCGCACCATCATCTTCTCTAGGTGGTCGCTGAGCGAGCCCTTCGGGTAGAACTCCATCGACAGGAACGCCAGCTGACCGTGCGGCGTGCCGGCCCAGCCCCGCACCAGCCGGGGGTGGCGGAACTTCAGCGACAGCCGGACCTCGTTCGCAAACCGCTCCGCCGCGTCCTGCACACGCAGCGTCTCGGTGTGCGGGATCTTCAGGGCGACCTTGCGGCCCTCCGGATCTATCGCGAGGTGCACGGCAGACGTGTTGCCGCGTCCGAGGACACGGTGCAGGGCATAGCCGGGAATGGCGCGGTCGGAGTCAGTCATGCTCGGGAGACGGGAAGGACGTCATGTCCAACTCACTGTATGCCTAGAACGGAGGACGGAAAGCGCAGGCTCGTCGGGAACCCGAAGTGGTTCATGTCGGGTCAGTAAAACACCCGCCGTCTTGCGCTACTCTTTCGCGCTTCCGCCCGGGCGCGGCACTACTCGTCGTCGCCAGCTTCCTCGGACACGCGCTTGCCGGCCATCCATTCCAGCCCGGCCCACATCAGCTCGTCCAGGTCGCCGTCCAGCACGTCGTCGGGGTTGTGCTTCATCACGCCGGTGCGGTGGTCCTTGACGTACTGTTTGTCGAGCACGTACGAGCGGATCTGCGAGCCCCACTCGATCTTCTTCTGCTCGCCGCGCGCCTTGGCCTCCTCGGCCTCGCGCTTTTTCATCTCGATGTCGTACAGGCGCTGCTTGAGGATCTGCAACGCGATCTCGTGGTTCTTGATCTGGCTGCGCGTCACCTGCGACGCCACCGCGATCCCGGTCGGCAGGTGCGTCAGGCGCACGGCGGAGTCCGTGGTGTTCACGCCCTGCCCGCCCGCGCCCTGCGAGCGGAACACATCTCGGCGCAGGTCACTGTCCGGGATGTGGATGTCGATCTGCTCTTCTGGCACCTCCGGCACCACGTCGACCGACGCGAACGACGTGTGCCGACGGTTGTTACTGTCGAAGGGCGAGACCCGCACCAAGCGGTGCACGCCGTGCTCCGGCGCCATCATCCCGAAAGCCTTCTCTCCGCGGATGATGAACTCCGAGCTGATCACTCCGGCCTGCTCGCCGTCCTGCTGGTCGAGCAGTTCGGCCTTGAAGCCGTGACGTTCGGCCCAGCGCATGAACATGCGCGACAGCATGCCGGCCCAGTCCTGAGACTCGGTGCCGCCCGCGCCGCTCTTGACACGGACGATGGCGGCCGTGTCGGCGTGCTTCATGGTGAAGAGCGTCTCGCGGTACAGGTCGTCGACCCGCTTCTGGATGCCCTCCTGTTCCTCGGCCAGCAGTTCCTGCTCCTCGGCCGAAGCCATGGCCAGCATCTCCTCGAGGCCGGTCGCGTCCGATTGCAGGGTCGAGTAGCCGTCCACGATCCGGCGGATGGTGCCGGCTTCCTGCGTGACCTGCCGCGCGCGGGCGGCGTTGCTCCACAGGTCCGGATCGCTGAGTTCCCGGTCGAGTTCGTTCAGGCGGCGCGTCTTGCCGGGAATGTCAAAGGTACTCCCGGAGCGACGCCAGTTTTTCCAGCAGTTCCTGCATGGCGTGCCTCCCTTCCGCGCGGTTCCGCCTCGGCGGCGCGCGGGCATATGCCGATTGACCAGTATACAAACGCGGCGCGCAGGACCGGGCGCCCCGCCTCCCTTTTCCGGCGTCCTGGGCGCGTCAGGGAACCTCAAGGGATCACCGGCCGGGGGGGAGTTGACAGATTGAGGCGTGGCCTGTATTGTTTCTGAGCCTCCACGGAGGCGGGATGCATGACAGGTGAAGCAGTGCGAGAGCA
This window of the Deinococcus metalli genome carries:
- a CDS encoding serine/threonine-protein kinase; translated protein: MTDSDRAIPGYALHRVLGRGNTSAVHLAIDPEGRKVALKIPHTETLRVQDAAERFANEVRLSLKFRHPRLVRGWAGTPHGQLAFLSMEFYPKGSLSDHLEKMMVRRLELPQALRILADVASALSYLHKQGAVHQDVKTHNVYLNDEGRAALGDMGSTYFVAQGGKVSGSPYYMAPEIYHGETSSSASDVYSLGILMYELLGGDRPFNGNTYEELMVAHLTRFPVSLSHINPEVARSVAKMAELALAKRPNDRPTAEAIRREILLALGEIPAEEGGEDETRKVQAEPAKNVGRHGTTPQRPVPRPTEAPAPPAKAEKVEDKRGWNPFRRRK
- the prfB gene encoding peptide chain release factor 2 (programmed frameshift), which produces MQELLEKLASLREYLDIPGKTRRLNELDRELSDPDLWSNAARARQVTQEAGTIRRIVDGYSTLQSDATGLEEMLAMASAEEQELLAEEQEGIQKRVDDLYRETLFTMKHADTAAIVRVKSGAGGTESQDWAGMLSRMFMRWAERHGFKAELLDQQDGEQAGVISSEFIIRGEKAFGMMAPEHGVHRLVRVSPFDSNNRRHTSFASVDVVPEVPEEQIDIHIPDSDLRRDVFRSQGAGGQGVNTTDSAVRLTHLPTGIAVASQVTRSQIKNHEIALQILKQRLYDIEMKKREAEEAKARGEQKKIEWGSQIRSYVLDKQYVKDHRTGVMKHNPDDVLDGDLDELMWAGLEWMAGKRVSEEAGDDE
- the rpsF gene encoding 30S ribosomal protein S6, translating into MNTYDLNLILNPNLSAEQVQIEKEYIETTVKNAGAELSNLDDLGNRRLAYQVGKDREGYYLMYTIKAGGNPESDIASTLRLRDHVRRVLVVKDRPEWKTKKA
- a CDS encoding DinB family protein codes for the protein MTQAPQHPIDGILDILKEAVEGGTPGQPTSFLDGTRADGSGNHGLIATLDGLDDVQASHDVNGTSIAGQARHAAFHMEVIVRWERDGDRGPFDWKGSFLPSQVSADEWAALRQRVRAAYDGVVAFARSRRDAPVDGDVTGGLSGAVAHVAYHLGAIRQMVKTVS